GGTCATCTAGAAAATGAGATTTGGCCTTTGCTTGCCTCTATTTGGGGACATGAGCAAAAAGATACCCAAGGAGTTTTTAAATAATGGCCTTTTTGTATACACTAAACATCCATTCTCTCTTAAAAAATGAGTCATTGATTCACAGGACAAGCTATGgacataaaactgcacaaagGAGCTTTCTTTGATGAATTCTCAGAGTAGGCACCGAGTGTGAAGGAGGGAAACAAAACATCCTGCATTTTACAGCCTTAAAACATGCCCAGGAAAGATAAAATTACAGCTCTGAGACTGTAGGATGTGAGTAATTCAAACATTAACACTCGACTGACTGCCAGCCACATTTCTTTAAAGCCTATGGGATTCATAGGAGAGTGTGAACAAAGGTGAACTAAGGTGAAGGATGACAGAAACTGAAGTTGTGCCTGGTTTACTGAGTTTTCTGGATTACTTTGTTGATTAAAGCCTGAAATGGGTCTTCTCATATCAAATCCATGTTCACGCAGCTCCATGTTTTACTCCTCAAAGTTATTCCGTTAACTCTGtgacctgctttttttttttgcaagacgCCCCTGGTGTAACTTATTATGTCACTTTTATCCCTCTCCACTTGATTTCCTGTATGGATGTACTAAACAATTGGATggaaatgtactgaaacaacccaaaaaatcttctcaaaattgtatttgacCATATTATGAGCAAGCAATAGGAACACAACCATAAATCCTTGCATCATAACTTCTGTTACTGTTTTACGGAGCGTAAATTTTAAATGACCATTTCCTCTCATCACACATGTCATAATTAAATAAGCCACATCCTGCATGCAGCATATCATAGCAAAAAGCTATGCGGATGATTGATTTTTTTGCCTTAGTGTATTCCACTTCAGGATAGCAACAGCATCTTCCATCCATTTGCCCTTTTGTTTGGGGGAGTCACCGGGGGAAGCCTTGGTAGCACGGTGAGCCAATCAATAAAAAGCAAAGCTATGAAATCACTCCCCCTTTTGACGAAATCCCTCCAATCAGCAGCGTTTTCTCATCGCAATGGGGCGTTAACCATCCACCCCATCCACCCACACCAACACCCACCCTCTTCTGACACTGCCCTACCAAAGCCGTGTGTGGTGGTTGAGCGAAGTGAATGACGTCTCTGCATTTGCGGGCCGCCGACGCAAGGGCTGGGTTTCCATTTTCAAGAGGAGCCGAGTTTTTTCGGGGGGGATCGTCAACATGGAGCCGGAGATGGAGGACAAAACGTTGGAGCTGATGGTAAGGATTGAGTTTTTCGTTAGTGGCAAATCCACTGAACAATCCCAGGGTGTTCAAAGTATCACTCTTGGTGGAATAGGAAGCTTGATTTCGACGCGCAGGAACGGAGCTCTTGAAGCGGCTCTTGtcgggagaggtggaggagaaaaGGAGGGGGAACCAGAAAACAGAGGGAGGGCCTGAAATTATCCATACATTTAGCTTAAGAAAGTTCCTCATACAGGCCACATTAACAACCAACATCTTGACTTCAACATCTGATAAATGTACGTGTTGTTTTTGGGTCAAACTGGTAAACACTGGAGGGATTAAAAGCTAGATGTCAGGCCGAAGACAGTCGATGTTTCTCGGATGGTAGCGCTCACTACTGCGGTGACGCTGCGCCACTCTGAACTGGGCCCTGTCTGTGATACGTTTAGCCATCGGAGCTAACACAAGCTAACACAGGCGATGAACCACGTACATTTACGGTTTATTATGTCGTTTAGGTTTAAAACACAACCTATATGATTATATACGTGTGGCAAAGTGGAATATGTTTGATAACACAACGGGATGTCGGTTTAAATCGTAGTCATGTGCTTGTTCTCTGTTTATATTTTCCAAGTGCGTAGAAGGAAGTGTATTCATTCACACGATTAGCGAGGTAGCAATTAGCTTCACAGCTAACAAATGCTAAGCTGTACATGACAGGCATTAGCATACAAAAACACTCAATCTGGCAGGGCGATAAAAGGTGTTTTTGGTAACAAGAAGCATTAAGCGTCATTATAATATGTCGTTTCTCTTTATATGCCGTCAGATTTGAACACTGTTTTCTTGTTGAAATGAGTAGCTATCTTGATAAAGCTAGCCTAgctaggctaacgttagcttcgtAATAAGCTAACATTAACATCACAGGGGTCAAAGTGGGCTCAAAAGGAAGAGGCCAATTAAGATAACACACAGATGTGTGTTTTGTCAATGAACTTAAACATGGATTTTTACTTTCGTTTGGCAACTCATTATCTGTATATCTTGGAATACCACACAGCCTTCAGGTTTCTCTctaacaaacaaatcaattgtATTGCCAATACTTGCTATTGACATAGCAAGTTAAGGCCTAGAAAGTAATTTAGTATCTTAGATTGTTAAGTAGATTATATGGACATGGACTAGGTGTTTCCTGTTGGGGCACAAACGTGCCTACTTTTGCTATCCACAATAACTACAGATGTCTGTAGATCATTTGAGAGGAAATGAAATGCCAGTAAATAGACAGATTGGTCATGGAGAGAACAGTAAATTACTCATCAGACTGTAGGGAGGTGTTTTAAAGTTAATCAAAAGTGATTAAAATCACTGAGGACAAAGcaaaataatgaaatgtaataGATGCATTGCTTTCTAAATCTTCCATTGGTTATTTGATCTTTTATTTTGGTCTCTAagttaaaattatttattagaaagactgaaaacagaagCACTCACTCCATCACAGTATAAGAAATCAATGCTGAAAAGAGATTATCAGTGTTGACTATGAAAAATAATTTATCTGACTAgagcaatatactgtatgtagccaATGGACTTAAACATGGATAGAGTTTACTTTTGTTTGACACTCATTATCTCTATTATCTGGAATACCACACAGCCTTCAGGTTTCTCTctaacaaacaaatcaattgtATTGCCAATACTTGCTATTGACATAGCAAGTTAAGGCCTAGAAAGTAATTTAGTATCTTAGATTGTTAAGTAGATTATATGGACATGGACTAGATGTTTCCTGTTGGGGCACAAACGTGCCTACTTTTGCTATCCACAATTACTACAGATGTCTATAGATCATTTGAGAGAAATGAAATGCCAGTAAATAGACAAATTAGTAATGGAggtaaacagtaaattaaatcAGACTGTAGGGAGGTGTTTTAAAGTtcatcaaatttaaaaaagtgattaaaatcACTGCAGACAAAGCTAAAATGTAAAAGATGCATTGCTTTCTAAATCTCCCATTGGTTATTTGATCTTTTATTTTGGTCTCtaagttaaaattaatttattagaaagactgaaaacagaagCGCTCACTCCATCACAGTATAAGAAATCAATGTTGAAAAGAGATTATTAGTGTTGACTATGAAAAATAATTTATCTGACTagagcatatactgtatgtagccaATGGACTTAAACATGGATAGAGTTTACTTTCGTTTGGCAACTCATACTCTATATCTGAAATACCACACAGCCTTCAGGATTCTCttaacaaacaaatcaattgtATTGCCATACTTGCTATTGACATAGCAAGTTAAGGCCTAGGAAGTAACTTAGCATCTTAGATTGTTAAGTAGATTATATGGACATGGACTAGATATTTCCTGTTGGGGCACAAACGTGCCTACTTTTGCTAAAGGGTTCTATCCACAATTACTACACATGTCTAGAGATCATTTGAGAGGAATGAAATGCCAGTAAATAGACAGATTAGTCATGGAGAGAAACAGTAAATTACATCAAACAGTAGGGAGGTGTTTTTAAAGTTCATCAAATTTATTAAAATCACTGCAGACaaagcaaaataataaaatgtaatagaTGCATTGCTTTCTAAATCTTCCATTGGTTATTTGATCTTTTATTTTGGTCTCTAAgttaaaattaattattaaaaaagactgaaaacagaaatGTACACAAGCGCTCACTCCATCACCGAATAAGAAATCAATGTTGAAAAGAGATTATTAGTGTTGACTATGAAAAATAATTTATCTGACTAgagcaatatactgtatgtagccaATGGACTTAATGAATTTATACATCTCTGTTTCCCTCTCACTGAAGAATGATTACACATATTAAATGGAGGAAATATGCATTTCTGCAGGGTTTGGGGACAAACAGAGCTACAAAACATTTAGAATTTGTCTGGGTtgtgtctgtgtatttattttgatttaattttttttgtcccaGTGTTATTCACTAACCACTCATGAGAGTGGGGATGGCAGAACAGTGGGTGGGGTTTCTGTCAAATCAAAAGTGACAATATTGACAATTACTCCCATtgcccctccctctcctctacCTATCCCCACCCAGTTCATGTCTAATAATgcttctgtgtgtatgtttatcAGTCTGTATCTTGTGTGTGAAGGAGTGTGTGTTCCTGCGCTCACTGTGCCAATGTGTGTGTAGCTCTAATACTGGTTTTTCCCCTCACTatcccccacctcctcccctcttctctcctcaccTTTGATGGTTACACACCCACCTCCTCTCAATTTCAaaccaaactttatttatttttctattgttttttatattctcaACACTTTTCCACACTCCACCTGTCCTGTTCCTCACCAACTCCTCACCActtccatccatctgtccattCATTGATCCATCCATCTCCTTTGGTTTCCTCCTCCCAACTTCCCTCATCAACCCCTTCCCCCCTCCTCTTTTCCTTTACTTCCCATCTCTGGTCTCTCGCTCttccctttctcttcctccctcacccTGTCCACTTCGTTCTCCTCCTCCcgtcctcccttcctctctctctttcacacagtGCTCTGTGCCTCGCTCTCTCTGGCTGGGCTGCTCCTCGGTGGCTGAGAGTTTGTGTGCACTCAGGTGCCTGCAGAGCATCCCCTCCACCCGGGCTCACAACCAGGTTCTGCCTCTCTCCTCTTaattctgctgctcctcctcctctcccttcccttcctcccttGCCATCTCCTCACCCTTCACTTTTCTTCACCCACTCCACATGACTCCTCATACCACCTTGGTGCAGACAGCACCCACTCACCCCCTCACCCTCCTACCTCCTCACCTTCTGTTGTCCTTTCCTCCCTGTTGGAAGCACACTGCTCTCAGGTTCTTCTCTGGTGCGTCCTCAAACTCTCTCTGCTTGACACAGATGTGTAGCTTTATAAACTGTAATTGACTTCCTTATAATCTTGTCAAATCATAGTTCTTGCATCTAAATTAGGCCCCAGAATGCTTAAAAAGTCAGTAATTATGCCGTGTAATGAAAACAAACTTTTACAATCAGTTTGAATGGTAGACTATTTCCAAAGTAATTTGGTGTGAGTGGAGGAAGGACGCAGGGGGTACCAGAGAATAACCCCGCACTGAGGAGTAACATTTTTCCTGCCTTCTACCTGGAGGTGTGAGGGCCGAGGTGGGGGGTCTTCCTTCAAGCTCTGAGAGGCTACATGCTTGCTTGCCTGCCTGCCTGGCCAAACCTGgtctgtctgtttttatttctccttccttctcttcttctgctcTGCATGATCATCAACACCAGCAAGCCCATTCTGGCTTCTTGTCCTGTCTGCTTTGGTCTTGGTTCATGAccgtttgttttgtttgtttgtttgtttgtttggttgtgTTAGTGTCAACCACTGATAATGTTCTTTGTTGATTTTACTCTCCACATGTAGCCCCATCACCAAGTTAGATGGATAACTACACTGAGCAAAACATGTAACAGCTCTTGAGGAAGTTCTGGGtttcacttaaaaaaagaatatttagaTAATTATTAATCCTGTTTTTAAGATGGGCCCCTGGTTCAGCCCGCCAATAGCGACTCTAGAGAAGCACTAACAGATAggctattaaaataaatacacagacagACCTCCATTCTAGCTGTTTTCAAAAACCGTGACCTTGGCTCAGTCATCACCTACAAAGATATGCGATAGCATTGACCCTCTACCAGGTTAAAGACCTTGTGTGTCCCATTTCCCCAAATCAGTTTAATATATCTGTGAAGTCCATTTTTGGTGTGTTTCATACGGAGTTGTGCTGTTCCTGCTTATTTCTGGAGAATTTGCAGCGTATTCTTTGAAAGAGTCTTCATACTTCAGGAATATGCTTGTTTCatgaaaatgttaattttactCTGTGCAAACATGTTGGTTCAAGGTGGTCTCCTAACATCCGGCGTATCTTCAGTCACAACTAAAACCAGTACACATGAAAGCCCCTTAAGAGGAGAGCAGgtctccatgttgttgttttttatgtatataatgatgaatgtaagatTATGATATTGCTGCCTGACTGTCCATGACTCCCAAAGAAGTGTATATGCTATAAAGAACCTGATATTTGCCATTTATGTATAcgtgtttttattattagtagtggtagtagtagttcAGCATCTCACTCTGTTACTGCCGCTAAGTGATTTGTGCCATAACCCTGTTATGTTTGCAGTGCACTTGTAAGGGAATTAAGTCATGCTAGAAATGGGTGGGATCTGGTTACCTCCCATTtttgtctatctgtctatatactgtaaggCCACTATCTGATTTTAGTTTCATTACAGTCATGCCTGAGCTGCTGCCAGTGACATACCCAAGATGCTGCAGTTTAATTTCCTGTCCAGACTACTTAGCCCACATCACAGACAAGCAAGAGAATAGATTTCTTTTGTTGCAGTGCTTAGTTTTTTTCAccccatatgtgtgtgtatgcacggGTGTTTGTGCGTGCACGCCTCTGAAGTCATGATGGTTACCCTTCCTTGGCTGTGTTTGTGGCACTCTTGTGTCCAGCGCTGTCCACACCGCTGCCCTGGCTCTCACAGCGCCTTTCACACAGATGCAAAGAGAATAAAACTAACCCGcactttctctttgttttgtttctttttctgcagAACACGTCAGGGATGGAGTCACAGAACCTCGTGGACGATCTTTCGCCAAAGAAGAACACAGTTCTCaaggtgtgtgtgcatcaggAATGTCATATAATGTATGAAttgtttacttttatttaaatctccTACCCAGGGGAACCctcatatacatttttttttttgtgatcaaactTGTATTATTCTTTGAACCAAAGAGATGTAGACATACAATCAGCAATACAGCAGTGAAGAAGGTAATCAAACTAAACACTATATGTAAAAGGACTGGTCATTAAGATATTACAATAATATGACAGACCAACAAAAAGCACACATAGTCAAAGTCCATACATCTAGATATACATACGTATAAAcgtaacataaaaaacatacgCACTAAAACATAATACATACTAACATAttgcacatacatacatatctgCAGTAAAGAACATAAATTGATAACTACTATAGTAAATGATATAAGCAGCGTTGCTTCAACCCATATACATTTAGCCAGTATCAAAGCACTAAAAGATGTCTATAACAATCAGTCaaatcagtaaacagaatataaaGCCCTAACAGGGAacaaagaaatatgaaaaactCAACAGGACCACAGGGGGattcatgaataaaataaagttaaatttgagaagtagatagatagagggataaaacacagaagaagaaagagagagagggggtggggtGGTTCTCTTAAGTCAAGAGGCCTTTAAGTGCTCCACTGTTTGGGCCTAAAGTCTTGTAATTTCCTCTTTTGCTCCATGGCCCTCATGTAAATGTTGATATTGCAGTTGAAGCTTTCACATGCTTCAAAATTGTTGAACATTTGAATTAGTATAATTTTAACAATgttaaatatgatttattttggaTTCACAGTATACTGTGACATCCAAattgatatatactgtatatataaatgtgtatcCTGTTCCCTTCATGCCTTCTTGTAAAATCCTCACACTCATGTTGACAAATGCTGTTGACATTAATATctatttttaagcattttttccTATTCCCACACATACACCCACTCCACTGCAGGCTTCTAGTGGTTTAACGAGCTTTAACCCTAAGCAatgaaaattgatttttaacTTAGTCCTTTCTGAAACTATAAGACTCCTCTTGATCCTCTTCACAGACTGTTATAAGGATGGGAAAAAGACTTGAAAGTTAATGATGCGGTATTGTGTTTATTCTATTGTAATAACTAGATCTgaactcaaatgtttttttttcaatacagctTAGTAATGGTCCTGTTGTGGGGTCGCGCAAGCGCCCGTCAGAGGGGAACTACGAGAAGGAGAAGGAACACTGCATCGCCCTGTTTGACCAGTGGTCGGAGGCCGACCAGGTGGAGTTCGTCGAGCGCCTGATCTCCCGTATGTGCCACTACCAGCACGGCCACATCAACTCCTACCTCAAACCCATGCTGCAGAGGGACTTCATCACTGCGCTGCCAGgtagaaacataaatatatatgacTGTACAGTAAGGCACACATAAGATtcagcattttcatttttttacttgcttcCTTGAAAAATGCCCTGATTTTATAGAAATAGAAGATTATTTTAaagtgattttttatttatgtcctGCTCTAATGAACACAACAAAAAGATAAAACTAAAGAAAGTTTGCCTTACAAATAGTATTCCTAAAAtagtttttgtattttctttatctgattttgttttgtagtcattttaaaaaaaaagattttattaaattcatttattattcatttattatatatctattaaataaaataaacatgattacTTTTGAAAATAATGAACCCCAGGCACAGATAAACTGACCATATGAAATCCTATTAATTTTGAAGCACTCACTCCGCCTCTTGTCTTCCTCCCTTTAGCCCAAGGCTTGGATCACATAGCGGAGAACATCCTGTCTTTTCTGGATGCACGCTCGCTGTGCTCGGCAGAGCTGGTGTGTAAGGAGTGGCAGAGGGTCATCTCTGAGGGTATGCTGTGGAAGAAGCTCATCGAACGCATGGTCCGCACTGACCCACTCTGGAAAGGCCTGTCTGAGAGACACCAGTGGTGAGAATGGACATAGACCCATTTACTTACACAAATATACAGGGTTAGCTAGAAAatctaaaaatctaaaaatgggTAACATACATAGAAATTAAGAGGATGCTATCTGAGGATATAGGTAAACTACTTGTTTTCAGTGTGCTTGTTAGTCTTCTAGTTTTTGGCATTTCATTTAGGataaaagaaaggaagagaaggaggaagtaAGGTTATACTCTGTTGTTCTTGAGTGTCTATTGTAGATGGAAAAAAAGCCCATGTGGATACAAAGCAGCTGTCATTCTTatatttttctttcccccaGGGAGAAATATCTGTTCAAGAACCGCACGTCAGAAGTCCCACCCAACTCCTACTATCACTCCCTTTATCCCAAGATCATCCAAGACATAGAGGTAAGAGACAGAGAAATGGATTTCAGTATTAACTGAACACTTTTTGTAGACTTCAGTAATTGACTTcagtaaaaagtgaaattatttttcttcgttgttaaaaatgtaactttGCTGTCTGCATGGAGAGTATGTAAAACTCAATAAAACATGAACTGGTTCATATAGACCCATTTGAAACTGACataatattttctttagtttttatAGAGTAATGTATATGCATCACTGGCctacacatgttttttttattaaccttAAACAAGGTGGAAAAGTCTAATTTGACTACATATCCCATTGGTTAATCTAATAGTGCTGTTTTAATATAGATCAAATTGATTCACACTCTGCAGCAGTTCTTTTTACACAGAATGGTCGGCAAATGTTGCTTCATTCACACATAGCAAATGTTGATTACAGCTAATTAATAACGTTGAGCTAATTGTCTTGGTGTTAGTGTTATTGTAATCACAATAATCTCACAAACACTTTCCACCCGGCTGGATCAAATCTTTTactgggtcgtgtctagaaggtaacccgcaaatcaatgcctaacctcaaccattcgaggtcaatgcctaacctcaaccattcgaggtccatgcctaaccataacctcTCAGGGTCAATGCcgaaccttaaccattcgaggtcaatgcctaaccgtaacCATCTTGTGAGAGTTTTTGAATTGCGTGTTACTTTTTAAACCCTTTTACTGTCCCCTCTAACAACATTACATCACATGATATTTGCCTCtatcttctctctctgctcaacTACAGTGATTCTCTTTCTCTACGGTTGCCTTCTGTGTTTGTCTTATtgtttctccctttttttctccaGACTATTGAGGCAAATTGGCGATGTGGCAGACACAACTTGCAGAGGATTCAGTGTCGCTCAGAAAATAGTAAAGGGGTTTACTGTCTCCAGTACGATGATGACAAGATCATCAGTGGCCTTAGAGACAATTCCATCAAGGTATGTATTGAACATCAAGGACAGTCTGAGGTCTGAGAGATTATGACTTAGCCCAATTTATTGTTATCTTCGCCACTGTGCGCTGCAACACATTGGCTCTTTTTCTAAACTTTCTGTTCAAAAACTACCTCAGAGATCTGTATAGTGTTTGCAGGTTCTTTGATTTACAAATTGATAAAAGGGTTGTTTTATTATGTGAGggataatttatttatgttctaaTAATCACTGCTGTCATCATTGTCTAAGTGGATAGTATATGAACAGGCAATGCACTGAAAGCTAATTGAAACAAAAACGTATTGCCTAGAATTACAGTTGGTAGCACCTGTTCTGTACAACAGCAAAGCAGCGGGCAGGGATTTCCACAGGGATATGGAGTAGTCAGCTTGGGGTGACCGGGGCCATGCTCCCCCAGAGAACAATTTGGCCGTAAAATCCAAATTTTGGTTCCTCTTGCACATTCTAATGCACTATTCCATCATGTACACTGCTCTTAATTAATGCAGAGTTTAATGTTTACCCGACTGTAAAGATGTAatgaattattgtaaaggagaataAGGCTTCACAGCCCACACAGTCTGTAAAAAGCTTTAAAGACATTCGtacattaaaaataatgtaaCCTTTATAATTAGGAGTCATTAcatcttatttattatttttgtatttatttattgacaccttcactgtaaGGTTTATCAAGACACATCACAATGACAGTTAGTGTATTGTTTTACTAGaaacataaatgcacttttattCAACGAAAATAAACAAGGTTATTTTAAGAGGGAACATGTTTTTAATCCCATGTCTTATCGAGCCTATGtcttagttaaagggactgtttgtaacttcttacacgtataaatcaatccgggtcgatgtcccatgcgcactcgcgtgtggctacgctgttcagacaagactccaacacaaactacatggaatcaccaaaaccgcaaagttatatctagttaagcctgtctgttaaacagtgttggcttcGGTTGGAAGACGCGGGgtgagaccgtagctttggtctccagggccggagtctctgctgtactttgctcctctgcctgcctgcttgccttcactcacacgccgCGTTCGTTCTTGCTATTTCGATCCACTCTCACGtttatgcgcgcacactacacactggccaggagagttagtttagctctgagaatatctattgaatgtacagtggacgtttgtgcagaaataaatgctgcagctcctccagaccaacagaggtttcccgtgtcttgtgaagtgacggggctccgcagcgagaaacgttatcgtctctgaccgggtgtcggtgtctcccctgttccctccgaccgcggtcgggaggctgaagcaggaaaagccaacactaggatcagcagtgattcatggagagacctttgtctgatcagctaacattactgccaagcaggtgaaatatagtgatatgtggttttagctgacgtgtgtcgcctcactgttttgagcgatgctcattcatgtatATGTAGAGCAAGCACTAGCGCacgcccgacgctgactttcgttgacttaacggccacaggtgtcgctgttaacaagcatttctgattcttacaaacagtcctttttaATATGAAATTTAGGGTTATATGGTGTATGGAAAACACAGCGCTTTCAgtggacttttttaaaaaattcttTTTAATTCTAATTGTCAAGCTGCTGCCACCGGTGTTTTCTGAAGTAGCCCGTCTAATGAGGATGTCCCCTGTCTGTGCTATCAATGCCATTCTTAATGCCTTTCGTCAtcaattattttgctaatatttATCTAACACAGAAGACTAACCTTAACGTAAGTCTCCGCTAAGTCTACTCGGCAGGACACAACCTCTCAGCTGAGCGCACTAACACATTCATAGAGAGCATGTTGGGGCGGGGATGAAACAGACAGGCACGTTTCTCTATCATCATGCTTGCATTGTTTTGAAGCGGAGACTAGTGGTCGTAAAATGTACAAGCAAAGCGCacttgttaattaaaaaaaatgtttttaaagtattgtatatattataaaattaatataaaatagcCGCCTGGACTTAAATGAGTAGTGGTCTGCTTGGCCGGCAGCCGGCGCTTATGGAAAGCTCTGAGCAGGGCAGGAAACGCTCACCAGGACCAGTTGATTGCAAAGTAGTGAGTGAGGTTAGTTGTTATTGCTTCTTTGGCCATTACAATGCATCCTTCCACATTTCCCACACACATGGGATATCGATAAGGGCAACCTCTTTACAAAATGCAAAGTGCTGGTCCTCCACTAAGTCAATCTTTTTTAAGGGCAGAGGTGTCTCAACCTCATCTTTGATCAAAATTAAAGTCACATTTCAGTTTGTGTGAAAAATTGTAGtgcaaataaaagtaaaaccaGTTTAAACTCTTTATCTGCAACTCCAGAGCCCATTTATTCGTTTtaactgatatttctgttgtcattttttaaatataaataaataaagtcatgacAGGAATTCAAGACTGGAATATCACTACATCCCTACTGGTAACACTTGAACATCAATATATACATTTGGACTTTAACATGGTTAAGATtatatttttatgcctccaacAGCCGTGGCCTGAGGTGTTATGTTTTCTGGTTGTCCGCCcgtaccattctcgtgaacgtgatatctcaggaacgcctggagggaatttcttcaaactTCACACAGAATTTGGTGgttaaaggtcaaggtcactgtaacCTCACGCTCATCCCATTTGTGTGATATCTTGGGAACGCCTcgagcgaatttcttcaaatttggcacaaatggagggcatttcattacatctggcacaaacgtccacttggactcgagcatgaactgatttgaatttggtggtcaaaggtcactgggACCTCATAAAACTAAAAtctttggccataactcaagaattcatatgctaataacgacaatttcacacaaatgtgtaACGGGATAAAATAacgaagtgatgacattttagacagacatggatgtaaactgcaacctgACTGGTTGTCGGAGGGATGCAACCGCGAGGCAGGAATTCTAGTTTATGTTTCATTACTTCATTACTTACTACTGCTGAGGCAGTGAAAACATGGCATGTATCAGTCTGCCCTTCTGTCCCAAACTGACATGTAGAAGTAATTAACATTGATCCCATTTGTGTGTTCAAGCACCAGCAGTTGAGACAGCCAAAAATGTTGCCTGTGAGAAAGACATGCATGCTGTGTGTGGGGGGTTATTTCCT
This DNA window, taken from Sebastes umbrosus isolate fSebUmb1 chromosome 9, fSebUmb1.pri, whole genome shotgun sequence, encodes the following:
- the fbxw11a gene encoding F-box/WD repeat-containing protein 11a isoform X1 gives rise to the protein MEPEMEDKTLELMCSVPRSLWLGCSSVAESLCALRCLQSIPSTRAHNQNTSGMESQNLVDDLSPKKNTVLKLSNGPVVGSRKRPSEGNYEKEKEHCIALFDQWSEADQVEFVERLISRMCHYQHGHINSYLKPMLQRDFITALPAQGLDHIAENILSFLDARSLCSAELVCKEWQRVISEGMLWKKLIERMVRTDPLWKGLSERHQWEKYLFKNRTSEVPPNSYYHSLYPKIIQDIETIEANWRCGRHNLQRIQCRSENSKGVYCLQYDDDKIISGLRDNSIKIWDKQSLECLKILTGHTGSVLCLQYDERVIVTGSSDSTVRVWEVTTGEVLNTLIHHNEAVLHLRFANGLMVTCSKDRSIAVWDMASPTDISLRRVLVGHRAAVNVVDFDDKYIVSASGDRTIKVWSTSTCEFVRTLNGHKRGIACLQYRDRLVVSGSSDNTIRLWDIECGACLRVLEGHEELVRCIRFDNKRIVSGAYDGKIKVWDLQAALDPRAPASTLCLRTLVEHSGRVFRLQFDEFQIISSSHDDTILIWDFLNVSTNGQSEGRSPSRTYTYISR